The genomic DNA TTTCTTATTACCAACTCTGAATGATTCAAAAAATCCATAGGTAATTATTTCCTTTTGAACATCTAAAGAAGCTTCGAAACCAATTCTTCCCTTTTTATCAGTTTTAATACCACTAAGTAAAATAGTGTCTGTTCCACCCCTCAGAATTGTCAAATTAACGTCCTTTAGTTTACTCAATTTATGAGTAAAGTCTTGAAAATATAGAACCTTCTCATCATTAATTGAAAGAATAATATCGTCATTCATCAAACCTGCTTTTTCGGCACTGCTTCTTTTCATTACCTTTTTTACATGAAAAGGATAGCTTTGCATCATAAAGCTATCAACCGTTTTATCGGTTACAGCATTCAAGAAGTTATCGGGAGTTTTTATTGTCTTTAGTTCGCCATTTCTTTGAACAACAATCTCAATGTTATTAGAAAGCAAAATATTGTAACTATATAAATCTCTGAATTTTTTAAGATCAGTATATTTAATACCATTTACACTGATTAAAGTATCACCAGTTTGTAAACCCACTTCCTGTCCATAATCAAGAGCAACAATAGCTGGATCATTTTTGTCAATTGGGATAAAAGTATCACCATAATTATAAGATATAAGGGAAAACATTATAATACCAAGTACCAGATTCATAAATACACCTGCCACCATAACAATCAGTCGTTGCCATTTGGGTTTGGCTCTGAACTCCCAAGGTTCTGGGGGCTTAGCCAATTGCTCCCTGTCCATTGATTCATCAATCATTCCGGCAATTTTCACATAACCACCTAATGGGAACCATCCTATTCCATACTCGGTTTCGCCTCTTTTAAAACTGAACAATTTTACTTTTCCAAAATCAAAGAAAATATAAAATTTATCGACCTTCATTCCAAAGGCTTTGGCGGCCAGAAAATGGCCCAGCTCATGAATAGCAACAAGAATTGACAAGCCCAAAAGCAATTGTCCGATCATGATCAATGTCTGCATATTAGTAAATTAGTGATTTAGCAAATTGTCTAGTTTCTTTATCTGTATCCTCCAAATCATTATAGTTTGGATCTTCCATGTAATTGATTGAATTCAAACATTTTTCATTAATCCGAAATATGTCGTTAAACTTAATCTCTTCTGTAAGAAAGGCTTGTACAGCAATTTCGTTGCCAGCATTAAGTATAGCAGGTAAATTACCACCCTTCTCGGCAGCATGGTATGAAAGCCTTAAGTTAGGGAATGCCAAAAGGTCAGTATCTTCAAATGTCAATGATCCAATTTTCAGTAAATCCACTCGTGAAAAATCAGATTTTATTCGATTAGGAAAAGAAAAAGCGTATTGAATTGGAATTCGCATATCATGTGTAGCCAGCTGTGCTTTTACCGATCCATCTTCAAAATAAACCATCGATTGAACAATGGATTCAGGATGAATTAATAATTCGATTTGCGAAAAATTTAGATTGTAAAGCCAGCATGCTTCAATAATTTCAAAACCTTTATTGATAAGTGTAGCCGAATCAATGGTGATTTTATTACCCATTTTCCAATGTGGATTGGATAAAGCAGTGCTTTTGCTAATTCCTGCAAGCTCCTCAACACTTTTACCTTTTAAAGGACCACCAGAAGAGGTCAGAACTATTTTTTCTATAGGATTGGAATATTCTCCCATGATGCACTGAAAAACAGCCGAATGTTCTGCATCAACAGGTATTATACTTCCTCCCTTTTCATTATATAACTTGGCAACCTGACTTCCGGCAACCACCATGGATTCTTTATTAGCTAATGCCAATGTTTTTCCATATTGTAAACTTTTTAGTGTAGGTTTTATCCCTGAAAATCCACTGATGGCATTAAAAACAATATCAATTCCTTCTAATTCCAATGCTTGTAGCATTGATTTATAACCATAAAAGCACTTTATTCCTTGAAGATATAGCAATTCAGATAACTCCTCTTGCCTTAATTCATCCATATGAACAACCATATT from Bacteroidota bacterium includes the following:
- the rseP gene encoding RIP metalloprotease RseP yields the protein MQTLIMIGQLLLGLSILVAIHELGHFLAAKAFGMKVDKFYIFFDFGKVKLFSFKRGETEYGIGWFPLGGYVKIAGMIDESMDREQLAKPPEPWEFRAKPKWQRLIVMVAGVFMNLVLGIIMFSLISYNYGDTFIPIDKNDPAIVALDYGQEVGLQTGDTLISVNGIKYTDLKKFRDLYSYNILLSNNIEIVVQRNGELKTIKTPDNFLNAVTDKTVDSFMMQSYPFHVKKVMKRSSAEKAGLMNDDIILSINDEKVLYFQDFTHKLSKLKDVNLTILRGGTDTILLSGIKTDKKGRIGFEASLDVQKEIITYGFFESFRVGNKKAWFMLKENTLGFIKLFSGDVDVRKAIKGPVGIATIYGGDWIWLNFWTITALLSLILAFMNLLPIPALDGGHVIMIFIEMISGRQIGQKTMEVIQTIGMIIVFALIIFSVFNDVIQQWFSH
- a CDS encoding 1-deoxy-D-xylulose-5-phosphate reductoisomerase, coding for MANKKGIAILGSTGSLGKQSMEVISLNPDHFFIELLYASFNTDLLIQQALKFKPNMVVHMDELRQEELSELLYLQGIKCFYGYKSMLQALELEGIDIVFNAISGFSGIKPTLKSLQYGKTLALANKESMVVAGSQVAKLYNEKGGSIIPVDAEHSAVFQCIMGEYSNPIEKIVLTSSGGPLKGKSVEELAGISKSTALSNPHWKMGNKITIDSATLINKGFEIIEACWLYNLNFSQIELLIHPESIVQSMVYFEDGSVKAQLATHDMRIPIQYAFSFPNRIKSDFSRVDLLKIGSLTFEDTDLLAFPNLRLSYHAAEKGGNLPAILNAGNEIAVQAFLTEEIKFNDIFRINEKCLNSINYMEDPNYNDLEDTDKETRQFAKSLIY